A single genomic interval of Desulfobotulus mexicanus harbors:
- a CDS encoding amino acid ABC transporter ATP-binding protein, whose amino-acid sequence MKSVEKEAVLELKGIVKRYGKLKAVDGVDLSVLPGEKVVIIGPSGSGKSTLLRSVNMLEQIDEGHILFEGRDVGYVMRKGKRVPDSHRNICRLRSEIGMVFQHFYLFPHMTVLGNVMEGPVTVKGMDKEEARRLACMMLEKVGLSDKKEVFPATLSGGQKQRVAIARALAMQPKMMLFDEPTSALDPELVGEVFDTIRALAKDGMTMIIVTHQMGFAREIADRVIFMEAGVFVDSGRPGDFFGTCQENERISSFLSRCL is encoded by the coding sequence ATGAAAAGCGTTGAAAAAGAAGCTGTTCTGGAGCTTAAGGGAATTGTTAAAAGATATGGAAAGCTTAAGGCCGTGGATGGCGTGGATCTTTCTGTTTTGCCGGGTGAAAAGGTTGTTATCATAGGGCCTTCGGGATCAGGAAAATCCACCCTTCTGCGCAGTGTGAATATGCTGGAGCAGATCGATGAAGGCCATATTCTCTTTGAGGGTCGGGATGTGGGCTATGTCATGCGTAAGGGGAAAAGGGTTCCCGACAGCCACAGAAATATCTGCAGGTTACGCTCTGAGATCGGTATGGTTTTTCAGCATTTTTACCTTTTCCCCCATATGACGGTTCTTGGAAATGTCATGGAAGGACCGGTTACCGTAAAGGGAATGGACAAGGAAGAGGCCAGAAGGCTTGCCTGTATGATGCTTGAAAAGGTTGGTCTTTCGGATAAGAAGGAAGTGTTTCCCGCAACGCTTTCAGGTGGTCAGAAGCAGCGTGTGGCCATTGCCAGGGCTCTGGCAATGCAGCCCAAGATGATGCTCTTTGATGAACCCACATCAGCCCTGGATCCTGAGCTGGTGGGTGAGGTCTTTGACACCATCCGTGCCCTGGCAAAGGATGGGATGACCATGATTATTGTCACCCATCAGATGGGCTTTGCAAGGGAAATTGCTGATCGGGTTATTTTTATGGAGGCTGGTGTTTTTGTGGACAGTGGCAGGCCGGGAGATTTTTTTGGTACCTGCCAGGAGAATGAAAGAATTTCTTCTTTTTTGTCCCGTTGTCTGTAG
- the fusA gene encoding elongation factor G, giving the protein MTQIKLSQIRNIGIMAHIDAGKTTVTERILFYTGRSHKIGEVHDGEATMDWMPDEQERGITITSAVTTCDWKDSRIQVIDTPGHVDFTIEVERSLRVLDGAIGVFCAVGGVQPQSETVWRQADKYHVPKIAFVNKMDRIGADFYAVVEQIREKLGANPVPIALPLGSEDRFSGIIDLLKMKAIIWDEEGLGATFDEVEIPEDMQEEVLEAREKLLEAVAETDDLLMEKYLSEENITEEEIVSALRRATIDLKMVPVLCGSALKNKGIQSLLDAITAYLPSPADVPPVEGIIPGTEEKIHFPPKSAEPLSALIFKVSMPEGRKLVYARIYSGKIKEGDEVFNPTLNRKERVSRILLMHANKKQRIPDAGPGSLVGLVGLKDSATGDTLCWPNHPVMLERIDIYEPVISLAIEPKTHGDQEKLEQVTAKLLDEDPTLRIKQDPDTGQIILSGMGELHLEVIVSRMSREFNTQVNVGRPQVVHRETLSAASRGEAVFDREITGTKHYARIVLSLQPLERGAGVRVSSKLPEDLLRPVLKEAMEKGIREAFGAGPLMGYPATDLEAVVLEAEIREGSDTELAFTVTASMACRQAMVQGQALLLEPIMNVEIFVPDDHMGEVIGDINSRGGKIEGIAPKSGIQEIRATVPLKKMFGYSTDLRSATQGRGNYVMVFSHFDAP; this is encoded by the coding sequence ATGACTCAGATAAAACTCTCCCAGATCCGGAATATAGGTATCATGGCCCACATTGATGCGGGCAAGACAACCGTCACCGAGCGTATTCTTTTTTATACAGGCCGCTCCCACAAAATAGGTGAAGTCCATGACGGCGAAGCCACCATGGACTGGATGCCCGATGAGCAGGAACGGGGCATCACCATAACCAGTGCTGTAACCACCTGTGACTGGAAAGACAGCCGTATTCAAGTAATTGACACCCCTGGACATGTAGATTTTACCATAGAGGTGGAAAGATCCTTAAGGGTTCTGGACGGCGCCATCGGTGTTTTCTGTGCCGTGGGTGGTGTACAGCCCCAGAGCGAAACCGTCTGGCGACAAGCTGATAAATACCATGTACCCAAAATTGCCTTTGTTAATAAAATGGATCGTATAGGTGCGGATTTTTATGCCGTAGTTGAACAGATCCGGGAAAAACTGGGAGCAAATCCAGTCCCCATTGCCCTGCCCCTTGGGTCTGAAGACCGTTTTTCCGGTATTATTGATCTTTTGAAGATGAAAGCCATCATATGGGATGAAGAAGGTCTCGGAGCCACCTTCGATGAGGTCGAAATTCCTGAAGATATGCAGGAAGAAGTCCTTGAAGCCAGGGAAAAACTCCTGGAGGCCGTAGCTGAAACCGATGACCTTCTGATGGAAAAATATCTTTCCGAAGAAAACATAACAGAAGAAGAAATTGTATCGGCCCTTCGCAGAGCCACCATTGATCTGAAAATGGTTCCAGTTCTCTGCGGATCTGCTCTTAAAAATAAAGGAATCCAGTCTCTGCTGGATGCCATTACAGCCTATCTTCCAAGCCCTGCGGATGTCCCCCCTGTGGAAGGGATTATCCCCGGTACAGAAGAAAAAATACATTTTCCGCCCAAATCCGCAGAACCCCTTTCAGCTCTTATTTTCAAGGTCTCCATGCCCGAAGGAAGAAAGCTGGTTTACGCCCGTATCTATTCAGGAAAAATCAAGGAGGGGGACGAAGTTTTTAACCCCACACTGAACCGTAAAGAACGGGTCTCACGCATCCTTCTTATGCATGCCAACAAAAAACAACGCATCCCCGATGCCGGCCCCGGAAGCCTTGTGGGACTGGTGGGACTCAAGGATTCCGCCACAGGTGACACCCTCTGCTGGCCCAACCATCCAGTAATGCTGGAACGCATTGATATCTATGAGCCTGTTATCTCCCTTGCCATTGAACCCAAGACCCATGGGGATCAGGAAAAGCTGGAACAGGTGACAGCAAAACTCCTGGACGAGGATCCGACCCTTCGGATCAAACAGGACCCGGATACGGGGCAGATAATTCTTTCGGGTATGGGAGAGCTTCATCTGGAAGTTATTGTCAGCCGCATGTCACGGGAGTTCAATACCCAGGTGAATGTGGGCCGGCCTCAGGTGGTACACAGGGAAACCCTTTCAGCAGCATCCAGAGGAGAAGCCGTTTTTGATCGTGAAATTACCGGCACAAAGCACTACGCCCGAATCGTTCTTAGCCTTCAGCCTCTGGAACGGGGAGCCGGTGTCCGTGTCTCATCAAAACTTCCCGAAGATCTTCTCCGCCCGGTACTGAAGGAAGCGATGGAAAAAGGAATCCGGGAAGCCTTTGGTGCAGGCCCTCTGATGGGCTATCCTGCCACAGACCTTGAAGCTGTTGTTCTGGAAGCGGAAATCCGGGAAGGCAGTGATACGGAGCTGGCCTTCACCGTTACCGCATCCATGGCCTGCAGGCAGGCCATGGTGCAGGGGCAGGCCCTTCTGCTGGAACCCATCATGAATGTGGAAATATTTGTACCCGATGATCATATGGGTGAGGTCATCGGAGACATCAACAGCAGAGGCGGAAAAATAGAAGGCATCGCTCCCAAATCCGGTATCCAGGAAATCAGGGCCACGGTACCCCTCAAGAAAATGTTCGGATATTCAACGGACCTGAGATCCGCAACCCAGGGGCGGGGGAATTACGTCATGGTATTCTCCCACTTTGACGCTCCCTGA
- a CDS encoding amino acid ABC transporter substrate-binding protein, translating into MKKLAVVFFCVMALVITAHADNSWKRVQDAGKLVIGLDDAFAPMGYRLEDGTLVGFDVDAAELLGQRIGVAIEWHPTAWDGVIHSLNSGKFDCIWNGMTITPARAEQVNFTEPYIMDGQVVVVRFNENRFTSYGDLGGMVIGLQKGSSALNAVGALPEAPKEVREYVDNPKALLDLESGRLDAVIIDNVVGRDAISKRIGRYKVLPGFITKEPFGVAFRKADVSLRNRVQAELDAMVADGSLGTISEKWFGENIVDKAAW; encoded by the coding sequence ATGAAAAAGTTGGCGGTTGTTTTTTTCTGTGTCATGGCGCTGGTCATAACGGCCCATGCGGATAATTCCTGGAAAAGGGTGCAGGATGCAGGAAAGCTTGTTATAGGGCTGGATGATGCCTTTGCTCCCATGGGATACCGTCTTGAAGATGGTACTCTGGTCGGTTTTGACGTTGATGCTGCAGAACTCCTGGGCCAGCGTATTGGTGTTGCCATTGAGTGGCATCCCACGGCCTGGGATGGTGTGATTCACTCCCTCAACTCCGGAAAATTTGACTGTATCTGGAATGGTATGACCATCACCCCTGCACGGGCTGAGCAGGTGAATTTTACAGAACCCTATATCATGGATGGACAGGTCGTTGTGGTGCGGTTTAATGAAAACCGCTTTACTTCCTATGGGGATCTGGGTGGGATGGTTATTGGTCTGCAGAAGGGGTCCAGCGCCCTGAATGCTGTGGGCGCACTGCCCGAGGCTCCCAAGGAGGTAAGGGAGTATGTGGATAATCCCAAAGCCCTTCTGGACCTTGAAAGCGGTCGTCTGGATGCAGTCATTATAGACAATGTTGTTGGCAGAGATGCCATTTCCAAACGTATAGGAAGATACAAGGTGTTGCCTGGATTTATTACAAAAGAACCCTTTGGTGTGGCATTCCGTAAGGCAGATGTAAGTCTGCGTAACAGGGTGCAGGCAGAGCTGGATGCCATGGTGGCAGATGGCAGCCTTGGAACCATTTCTGAAAAGTGGTTTGGTGAGAATATCGTTGATAAGGCTGCATGGTAG
- the lepA gene encoding translation elongation factor 4: protein MKNIRNFSIIAHIDHGKSTLSDRLIQATGIIADRDFHDQILDSMDIEKERGITIKSQTVCLPYKAADGQVYSLNLIDTPGHVDFTYEVSRALASCEGALLLVDATQGVEAQTLANLYLAMGHDLTIIPVINKIDLPSANVEWVKEQIADDLGLDPFDAVLTSAKEGTGIPELLEAIVAYLPPPQGDPDAPLKAMIFDSHYDPYRGTVVHMRIVDGSLKAGDEIRFMSNGAVYKVEEVGYFQIVRNPQKVLNAGQVGYMIAGIKTVSDTRCGDTITHHKKPCTKAFGGFHEAKPVVFSSIYPVASDDYEELATAIEKLKLNDAALMYEKDSSAALGFGFRCGFLGMLHLEVVQERLEREFDLSLIITAPSVSYHLELMDGENIVVDNPALYPDPTLIKSVKEPFIKANIIVPERYMGSVMKLCMERRGINRNYQYLTSSRLEMIFELPLGEVVYDFYDKLKSITQGYGSFDYDIIEHRETDLVKLDILVNAEKVDALAQLVHKDKAEARGRMACERLREEIPRQQFKIPIQAAIGGKIVARETISAFRKDVTAKCYGGDISRKRKLLEKQKKGKKRMKMVGQVEIPQSAFLSVLKTGD, encoded by the coding sequence ATGAAAAACATTAGAAATTTCAGCATAATAGCCCATATTGACCATGGTAAGTCCACCCTTTCCGATCGTCTGATTCAAGCCACAGGGATTATTGCGGACAGGGATTTCCATGATCAGATTCTTGACTCCATGGATATAGAAAAGGAGCGGGGAATCACCATTAAAAGTCAGACGGTCTGCCTTCCCTATAAAGCTGCTGACGGTCAGGTTTATTCACTGAATCTGATTGATACACCGGGCCATGTGGATTTTACCTATGAAGTATCCAGAGCTTTGGCCTCCTGTGAGGGTGCGCTTCTGCTGGTGGATGCCACTCAAGGGGTGGAAGCCCAGACCCTTGCCAATCTTTATCTTGCCATGGGGCACGATCTGACCATTATTCCTGTGATCAATAAGATTGATCTCCCCAGCGCCAATGTGGAATGGGTGAAAGAACAGATTGCCGATGATCTGGGGCTGGACCCCTTTGATGCCGTGCTGACTTCCGCCAAGGAGGGGACGGGTATTCCTGAGCTGCTTGAAGCCATTGTAGCCTATCTGCCGCCTCCGCAGGGAGATCCGGATGCTCCCCTGAAAGCCATGATCTTTGATTCCCATTATGATCCCTACAGGGGAACCGTGGTGCACATGCGTATCGTGGATGGTTCCCTGAAGGCCGGGGATGAAATCCGTTTTATGAGCAACGGTGCTGTGTACAAGGTGGAAGAGGTCGGTTATTTTCAGATTGTCCGCAATCCCCAGAAGGTGTTGAATGCAGGGCAGGTGGGATACATGATCGCTGGAATTAAAACCGTGAGTGATACCCGTTGCGGGGATACGATCACCCATCACAAAAAACCATGCACCAAAGCCTTTGGTGGTTTCCATGAAGCCAAACCCGTTGTTTTTTCCTCTATTTATCCCGTGGCCTCCGATGACTATGAGGAGCTGGCAACTGCCATAGAAAAGCTCAAGCTCAACGATGCTGCCCTCATGTATGAAAAGGACAGTTCGGCTGCCTTAGGTTTTGGTTTTCGCTGTGGTTTTTTAGGCATGCTTCATCTAGAGGTGGTGCAGGAACGCCTTGAAAGGGAGTTTGACCTTTCTCTGATTATAACAGCCCCTTCCGTAAGCTACCATCTTGAACTGATGGACGGTGAAAATATTGTGGTGGACAATCCGGCTCTGTATCCGGACCCTACCCTGATCAAAAGCGTGAAGGAACCTTTTATCAAGGCCAATATCATTGTGCCGGAACGCTATATGGGTTCTGTGATGAAGCTTTGTATGGAACGCAGGGGGATTAACAGGAATTATCAGTATCTGACATCCAGCCGCCTTGAGATGATCTTTGAGCTGCCTCTGGGTGAGGTTGTCTATGATTTTTACGATAAACTGAAAAGTATTACCCAGGGTTACGGTTCCTTTGACTATGATATAATAGAGCACAGGGAAACTGATCTGGTAAAGCTTGATATTCTTGTGAATGCCGAGAAGGTGGATGCGCTGGCTCAGCTGGTTCATAAGGACAAGGCAGAGGCCAGGGGGCGCATGGCCTGTGAACGTTTGAGGGAAGAAATACCCAGGCAGCAGTTCAAGATTCCCATACAGGCGGCCATTGGAGGTAAGATAGTGGCAAGGGAAACCATTTCTGCCTTCCGTAAGGATGTGACGGCTAAATGTTATGGCGGGGATATCAGTCGTAAGCGTAAGTTGCTCGAAAAACAGAAAAAAGGTAAAAAGCGCATGAAGATGGTAGGGCAGGTGGAAATTCCTCAGTCTGCTTTCCTTTCCGTGCTGAAAACCGGGGACTGA
- a CDS encoding GerMN domain-containing protein yields the protein MKLPPIPVFIIGALLIALAFWAGMRLSGDGMLPKPDIHTMLPEDGRSHTKEKAYLYFAHPASDTLSAEARELSLTGTPQDKTRIILEALITGPSMEGSSTLPEGTKLLALYTEGNMAVLDFHPDIRNNHPGGSQGELMTIYALVNSIVINVPEIRKVKILIAGQEQDTLAGHIDIRHPLTANMMIVR from the coding sequence ATGAAACTTCCTCCCATCCCCGTCTTTATCATCGGCGCACTGCTGATTGCCCTTGCCTTCTGGGCCGGGATGCGGCTAAGCGGAGACGGCATGCTGCCTAAACCGGACATCCATACAATGCTGCCGGAAGACGGAAGGTCCCATACAAAGGAAAAGGCTTACCTTTACTTTGCCCATCCCGCATCGGATACGCTTTCGGCAGAAGCACGGGAGCTTTCCCTTACAGGGACTCCTCAGGACAAGACCCGCATCATTCTGGAAGCCCTTATCACCGGTCCTTCCATGGAGGGCAGCTCCACCCTGCCCGAAGGCACAAAACTTCTGGCCCTGTACACCGAAGGCAATATGGCGGTTCTGGATTTTCACCCGGACATCCGCAACAATCATCCCGGTGGCAGCCAGGGAGAACTCATGACCATTTATGCTCTGGTTAATTCCATTGTAATTAACGTACCGGAAATTCGAAAGGTCAAGATACTGATTGCAGGCCAGGAGCAGGACACCCTGGCGGGGCATATCGATATCCGGCATCCACTTACCGCTAATATGATGATTGTAAGATGA
- a CDS encoding M48 family metallopeptidase, giving the protein MKERRFMSLLQQAVNRVFLLSSLVFFFMLPPPPVFSLTLQQEEVLAEEFVRYIHATHRLVRDPVITGYVREVGARIVDVLEDPPFPITFNVVLDSSYNAFAGPGGHIYIHSGLILAMESEEELAGILGHEIAHVTCRHISELVARSKKVGIGTLAGLAAGILAAVGGASPDAAFGLIMGSQAAGKSALLSYSRENEREADERGLGYLSSAGYGGEGLLTMLRKIRGKEWYTTDDIPTYLRTHPGTEERIVFVGAWLKSRQKNSLNEGRENPSDNVRFAHVRDRLQARYTDSGPAVSHLRQRLEKDPDNLSVRHAFALALIRNGDRDEALKNMEIVTRANPMDKVVISDLGRIRFHAGQPEAAIMLLKNIAPDTGDPEVFFDLGRAYAALGRYEEAVKTYEEVLEMAPGLIGARYALGEVLGRMGRDGLAHYHLGRYHQGTRDFTNADFHYARSISLLAEDSQESRDARERRKAIARQLRKASPERR; this is encoded by the coding sequence ATGAAAGAAAGACGATTCATGTCGCTTTTACAGCAGGCTGTCAACCGTGTTTTTCTCCTTAGTTCCCTGGTATTTTTTTTCATGCTGCCTCCCCCTCCTGTCTTTTCCCTTACCCTTCAGCAGGAAGAGGTGCTGGCAGAAGAGTTTGTCCGCTACATTCATGCCACCCACCGTCTGGTAAGGGATCCTGTTATTACAGGATATGTGCGGGAAGTGGGGGCGCGCATTGTGGATGTCCTTGAAGACCCTCCCTTTCCCATTACCTTTAATGTGGTTCTGGATTCTTCTTATAATGCCTTTGCCGGACCCGGCGGGCATATTTATATACATTCAGGACTTATACTGGCCATGGAAAGTGAAGAGGAGCTGGCCGGTATTCTGGGGCATGAAATTGCCCATGTGACCTGCAGGCATATTTCAGAGCTCGTGGCCCGGTCAAAAAAAGTAGGGATAGGTACCCTTGCAGGCCTTGCCGCCGGTATTCTTGCCGCCGTTGGTGGTGCCAGTCCCGATGCGGCCTTTGGTCTGATCATGGGAAGCCAGGCAGCGGGCAAGTCTGCCCTTTTATCCTACAGCCGGGAAAATGAGCGGGAGGCCGATGAAAGGGGACTCGGCTACCTTAGCTCAGCGGGCTACGGAGGTGAAGGACTTTTGACCATGCTCCGAAAAATCCGGGGCAAGGAGTGGTATACCACAGATGATATCCCCACCTATCTGAGAACTCATCCCGGCACCGAAGAGCGCATTGTCTTTGTCGGGGCATGGTTGAAATCCCGTCAGAAAAACTCCTTAAATGAAGGCCGGGAGAATCCTTCTGACAATGTGCGGTTTGCCCATGTACGGGATCGTCTTCAGGCCCGTTATACGGATTCCGGTCCTGCTGTGTCCCATCTCCGGCAGAGGCTGGAAAAAGATCCGGACAATCTTTCCGTCCGCCATGCCTTCGCACTGGCGCTGATCCGGAATGGTGACAGGGATGAAGCCCTTAAAAACATGGAAATTGTGACCAGAGCTAATCCCATGGACAAGGTTGTTATCAGTGATCTTGGCAGAATCCGTTTCCATGCCGGTCAGCCTGAGGCAGCAATTATGCTTTTGAAAAATATAGCGCCGGATACCGGTGACCCGGAAGTTTTTTTTGATCTGGGCCGGGCCTATGCCGCCCTTGGCCGCTATGAAGAAGCCGTAAAAACCTATGAAGAAGTGCTGGAAATGGCTCCTGGCCTTATTGGTGCCCGTTATGCCCTGGGAGAGGTTTTGGGCCGCATGGGCCGGGATGGGCTGGCCCATTATCATCTGGGCCGTTATCATCAGGGAACCCGGGATTTCACCAATGCCGATTTTCATTATGCAAGGAGCATTTCCCTGCTTGCCGAGGATTCACAGGAAAGCAGGGATGCCCGTGAGCGGCGGAAAGCCATTGCAAGACAGTTAAGGAAGGCTTCCCCGGAAAGACGCTGA
- a CDS encoding amino acid ABC transporter permease (The N-terminal region of this protein, as described by TIGR01726, is a three transmembrane segment that identifies a subfamily of ABC transporter permease subunits, which specificities that include histidine, arginine, glutamine, glutamate, L-cystine (sic), the opines (in Agrobacterium) octopine and nopaline, etc.), whose amino-acid sequence MVRIEKWIFLVLCLLSAPGLVVADTASVFRKADNVMATGDLQGAAALLIGIPSPDQGGDVAPFVRSRMQMARIFHAMGDYDAAMAACREVLDPYPQNVEAANFLRSLERETLPAYILFFKDAWMFLPALLKGAVMTLTLVLVTMVVSPIGGLLIALGRISRIPPLSGLCWFIIWFFRGTPLLLQLFFIYYGLPSLGITLKPLTAALLGLGINYSAYLAEIIRGGIESIDDGQMEAAKAIGMTYGQAMRRVIVPQTYKRLIPPMGNEFIALIKDTALVSTIAMVELMRAADQMFNAYFNINVLILAACIYLLFTTVFTFCFETLERRVGVYEKR is encoded by the coding sequence ATGGTGAGAATAGAAAAATGGATCTTTCTGGTCCTCTGTCTTTTGTCTGCTCCTGGTCTGGTTGTAGCAGATACGGCATCTGTTTTCCGTAAAGCGGATAATGTCATGGCAACGGGTGATCTTCAGGGAGCTGCAGCACTTCTGATTGGCATACCATCGCCTGATCAGGGCGGGGATGTGGCCCCCTTTGTTCGCAGCCGGATGCAGATGGCAAGGATTTTTCATGCCATGGGCGATTATGATGCAGCTATGGCAGCCTGTAGGGAGGTGCTGGACCCTTATCCCCAGAATGTAGAGGCAGCCAACTTTCTTCGCTCCCTGGAAAGGGAAACTCTTCCAGCCTATATTCTTTTTTTTAAAGATGCCTGGATGTTTCTGCCTGCTCTCCTTAAAGGTGCTGTGATGACCCTGACTCTGGTGCTGGTCACCATGGTAGTGTCTCCCATAGGCGGATTACTGATAGCGCTGGGGCGTATCAGTCGTATTCCGCCCCTTTCAGGACTTTGCTGGTTTATTATATGGTTTTTCAGGGGAACTCCGCTACTGCTTCAGCTGTTTTTCATCTATTATGGCCTGCCCAGTCTTGGAATAACCCTCAAGCCTCTGACTGCCGCTCTTCTGGGGCTTGGTATTAATTATTCCGCCTATCTTGCTGAAATTATCCGTGGGGGAATTGAAAGCATTGATGACGGACAGATGGAGGCTGCTAAAGCCATTGGCATGACCTATGGCCAGGCCATGCGGCGGGTAATTGTTCCTCAGACCTATAAAAGACTGATACCTCCCATGGGTAATGAGTTTATTGCTCTGATCAAGGATACGGCTCTTGTATCCACCATTGCCATGGTGGAGCTGATGCGGGCAGCGGATCAGATGTTCAATGCTTATTTTAACATTAATGTACTGATTCTTGCGGCATGTATCTATCTTCTTTTTACAACGGTCTTTACCTTTTGTTTTGAGACCCTTGAAAGGCGGGTGGGAGTTTATGAAAAGCGTTGA
- the panP gene encoding pyridoxal-dependent aspartate 1-decarboxylase PanP — protein MRQGLSFEAPSVRDGDWEQMLRLFIQPDTEADRAKLVGYMEQILFGLQEFLHNHVGVTEEIGLKELALGYMDSTICFEPEKKLPEVISDIIDRIAPQAVNVSSPYFVGHMTSAIPFFMVLFKAIVAALNQNVVKVETSKVVSIVERQVTARLHRLVYGMEPDFYEKYVQSTDATLGVFTEGGTAANLTALWVARNRLLGPREGFDGVEADGLAEAYRAYDIDRCVILVSRRGHYSMRKAVGVLGLGNRNLVTIDVDGENRICLPALRRKIAEYKADPRTRILAVVGIAGATETGTVDPLRKMGELCREAGIHFHVDAAWGGPTLMSDRYRHLMDGIELADSVTIDGHKQFYMPMTCGMVYFRDPFHLDAISYHANYIIRRGSVDLGIKTLAGTREANSLILDSAIKVMGRKGYGMLIDHGIDLARKLAEEIRKRDNLQLVTAPELNILTYRFCPTPLKEALLRSCGAERTRLNEKINDININIQRIQRESGKSFVSRTAIDKGVPGGGETVVLRVVLMNPLTSLSILKEILDEQEAIYREYYSSLDLQGTGV, from the coding sequence ATGCGACAGGGATTGAGTTTTGAAGCACCTTCTGTAAGGGATGGTGACTGGGAGCAGATGCTCAGGCTTTTTATCCAGCCGGACACTGAGGCTGACCGGGCCAAGCTGGTTGGTTACATGGAGCAGATTCTTTTCGGGTTGCAGGAGTTTCTGCACAACCACGTGGGGGTTACCGAGGAAATAGGGCTTAAAGAGCTGGCTTTGGGCTATATGGACAGCACCATATGCTTTGAGCCGGAAAAAAAACTTCCGGAAGTGATTTCTGATATAATTGATCGTATTGCACCTCAGGCCGTTAATGTCTCATCCCCCTATTTTGTGGGGCATATGACTTCTGCCATTCCTTTTTTCATGGTTCTTTTCAAGGCCATTGTTGCGGCCTTGAATCAGAATGTGGTTAAGGTTGAGACATCCAAGGTTGTATCCATTGTGGAGCGGCAGGTGACAGCAAGGCTGCATCGTCTGGTTTACGGCATGGAACCAGACTTTTATGAAAAATATGTTCAGAGTACGGATGCCACCCTTGGGGTTTTCACGGAAGGGGGCACAGCTGCCAATCTTACTGCTCTGTGGGTTGCCAGAAATAGACTGCTGGGACCCAGAGAAGGTTTTGACGGGGTGGAGGCCGATGGGCTTGCCGAGGCTTACAGGGCCTATGACATTGACCGTTGTGTCATTCTGGTTTCACGGCGGGGCCATTACTCTATGCGCAAGGCCGTGGGGGTTCTGGGGCTTGGGAACCGCAACCTTGTAACCATTGATGTGGATGGTGAAAACCGTATCTGCCTTCCGGCACTGCGCCGGAAAATTGCAGAATACAAGGCAGATCCCAGAACAAGAATTCTTGCCGTGGTGGGGATTGCGGGGGCTACGGAAACCGGAACCGTAGATCCTCTGCGCAAGATGGGAGAACTCTGCCGGGAAGCGGGTATCCATTTCCATGTGGATGCGGCATGGGGCGGGCCTACCCTGATGAGCGACCGTTACAGGCATCTGATGGATGGGATTGAGCTGGCAGACTCCGTTACCATTGACGGCCATAAGCAGTTCTATATGCCCATGACCTGCGGCATGGTTTATTTCCGTGATCCTTTCCATCTGGATGCCATCAGTTACCATGCCAATTACATTATCCGCAGGGGGTCTGTGGATCTGGGAATTAAAACCCTTGCAGGAACCCGTGAAGCCAATTCCCTGATCCTTGATTCAGCCATTAAAGTTATGGGCAGGAAGGGTTATGGCATGCTCATTGATCATGGCATTGATCTGGCCCGTAAGCTTGCCGAAGAAATCCGTAAAAGAGATAATCTGCAGCTGGTAACAGCTCCTGAGCTGAATATTCTTACCTATCGTTTCTGTCCGACACCTTTGAAGGAAGCCCTGCTGCGGTCCTGTGGCGCTGAACGGACAAGGCTCAATGAGAAAATTAATGACATTAATATAAATATTCAAAGGATACAGAGGGAGTCCGGTAAGAGTTTTGTATCGAGAACTGCCATTGATAAGGGTGTTCCCGGTGGTGGTGAAACCGTTGTGCTGCGTGTGGTATTGATGAATCCTTTAACCAGTCTTTCAATTTTAAAGGAAATACTGGATGAGCAGGAAGCTATTTATCGTGAATATTACAGTTCCTTGGATCTTCAGGGGACGGGAGTGTGA